A region of the Nitrososphaerales archaeon genome:
TCAGAGAAGGTTTGGGGTAATCAGAGCAATAGGATGGAATCTGCAGGTGCTAAACAGGTTGCATTGTGCCAGAATACTCGCTGTCAAGGTAGCACCATATGCCATCGCCAATTAGGCAACAACCCCTTTAGCACCAAAAAGTCTTTTGGCAAGTTCTGTACCATGAGAAAGAATTTGCTCGACATACTTCGTACCCATGTAAAAATTGTTTTGCGTTAGCGTTCCCGTTAACGAATATCTATGTCCGAGATCACTTGCAAGAACTGTTCTTACAGCACTGCTTGCCACGTTCTCCGATGCAATCAGGTTCACGCATCTGCTTCGCCATCATTCATGTCTTGATATTATATCAATTGCACTTGACATGTGTTACCTATAACATACAAATTTTAAACCTTTATAACATTACGACCTCAATCTGAAATATTGGATTTTTGGTTAGCTATACCTGATTCTGCACTTGCAGATGAACAAACTAAAAGAGATAAGAGTGTCAAGATAGCGCAGTTTGCCAGAGCGTTTGCTATATTCCGAGTGAAGAGGGTTTACATCTATAGAGATAAAGAACGTGACTACAGCTCTGATAGGAAATTACTGAAGATCATTTTAGAGTTCCTTGATACTCCACAATACCTTAGGAGAAGTTTGTATCCAAAGAGAGAGGAGTTACAGTTTGCTGGGTTACTGCATCCATTGAAAGCCCCACATCATAAACCAGCAGTAGACCCTAGCAACCTCAAGGTGGGAGAGTATAGACAAGGAGTGGCAACGAAGATCAAGGGTCAGTATTATGTTGATGCCGGTTTACGTTCACTAATCCCACTAGAAGGCCCTGCACCGATAGGCAAACGAATTACAGTGAAATTCATTTCAAAATACCCGGTATTAAAATGTAGGGTGATTGAAGATGGTATTAACGAATATTGGGGTTACCATGTAAAGGAGGTCTCTAGCCTTACAGACCTTCTCAGTACTTTAAAGGGTTTGATTATACTGACCTCAAAGACAGGCAAACCTTTGTCATTTTTTGAAAAGGAGCTGGTAGCTGATCTCAAGAGCACTCCTAATACATTGGTTGTTTTCGGTTCACCAAATCGTGGTTTGGTTGACTTGCTGATGGACGAGAGAAAACAACCAAAAGATTTTTCAAAGTACATTGTTAACTTCTTTCCAGAGCAGGGAACTGAAACCGTAAGACTTGAGGAAGCTATCATGGGCTGTATGTCCTTGTTAAATTACCTGGTTAACAGATAATTCAAATTATCTTAACTGTTATGAGAAATACATTTATTGATTGAAAGATAGAGTAAAGCAGGTGTCCTATTGAGCAGTAGCAAGAAGGGTTTTGCCATAATAGCAATGATTGTCGGCGTAATAGGCATAGCTATTGGCGTTTACACTATTAGTGCAGCAAGCATTAAATTGAGCGTTTCCAGCGTGCCTTCCATAGAAACAGGTAAGGGTAAAGGATTTCTTTCACTTACATCGAACGATTACGAAATATTGGGATCCTCAGATGCTCCTATCACGATTATTGAATTCGGTGATTACCAATGCCCTAACTGCATGAGATTTGCTAAAGAAGTAAAGCCATTGCTAGTAGAGAATTACATAAACCTTGGAAAGGTAAAACTCGTGTTCAAGGATTTCACGATCTATGGAACAGATTCTATTAGTGGTGCATTAGCAACACACTGTGCAGCAGAACAGAAAAGGTACTGGGAGATGCATGATTATATATACGCAAACCAAGAGGCAATTAACTCTGGCTGGCTTAGAGCTGATAATATTAAGAAGTTTGCCTATGAAATAGGTTTGGAAATACAGCAGTTCAGTGCGTGCTTTGATGAGAGAAGGTATAACGAACAGGTTATGAAAAATTTCGAGGATGGAAAGTCAGTTGGCGTAAAGGGAACACCTACATTCATCATAGTCAATAGTAGCGAAGAGACACAAGTTATATCAGGCGCACAACCATTTGGTGTATTCAAACAGGTATTGGACGAAATGTTGGTGCGTTGAGTTAGTTATGAGCAATGTCGACGTAATGAGATTGGTTTTTTCAAACAAGATTAATGTAGTAATAGCACTATCTATATCATCTTCATTTTTTGTAATCTTTAATATATTAGATGAACATCTTTTCTTTTCACCTGTAGTTGCATTTTATGTTTCCCCAGATGCATATACTAATTTTGTTCTATCTACTGCGATAATTACATTGCTTGGTATAGTGATCAGCATGCACAGTTACTCCTTTAGTGCAGTTGGAGCCAGTCTAAAGGAAAAGTCGGCATTGTTATCCGGATCTTTTGTAGCGATCGCCACAGGCGCTTGTGGATGTTCATCACTAGGGTTTGCAATAATATCCGCTTTTGGAGGAACTGGTATAGCAGCAACATCATTTCTTACGACATACCAGAGCCCACTACGAATTGCTTCTCTCGCAGTTCTAATTTATGCTTATTATTCAGTACGAAAAATAATCATTAGAAACTGTACTGTAAGGAAGAATTGATGAACTCCTATCAGCAGGTTATAAATTTATAATGGGGCAAGTGTAAACGCGCCTAATGGGTCATAGAAAACACAGTGCACCAAGGAGAGGCAGTTTAGCATATCTTCCTAGAGGAAGAGCTAGAAGTCTTGAGTCGCGTATAAGAACATGGCCTGTTGTAGCTGGTGAGAAACCTAGCTTGTTGGGCTTTGCTGGTTTCAAAGCCGCAAATATTCATGTTATTACAATCGATGATAGGGAAAAGACGCCCAATTTTGGCAAACCGCTCTTTAATTCGGCAACAGTTATTGTAACTCCCCCTGTTAAGATAATTGGTTTCCGTGGATATGAAAAGACGCCCTATGGCTATAATTCTTTGTTCGACGTTTATGCTTCAGAGATTCCAAAGGAGATGCAGCGAAAGACAAAGGCGAAACCAGTTCCGCTGGAATCTGCTTTGAAGAAGGCACAGGAAAAGATGGAACAGACAACTTTATTGATGGCTTTGGGTGCTATAATACCAAGAGATGCTGGTTTGTCTCAGAAGAAACCATTTGTCTTTGAGATAGGTGTTGGTGGTGGTGACAAGCAAGCACAATTTGATTATCTTAAAGATTTACTGGGTAAGGAAGTCAAGTTCAAAGATTTGTTTCAGGTCGGATCGTATGTTGACGTAAGTGCTGTAACAAAGGGGAAGGGTATAGAAGGTCCAATTACAAGATGGGGTGTCAAGAAGAAGCAGCACAAGTCTAGAAAGAGCGTAAGAGCGCTCGGAACGCTAGGCCCAATTAGTCCGGCAGTTATAATGTATACGGTTCCACGAGCAGGTCAAAGAGGATTGCATCAGAGGCTCGAGTACAACAAGAGAATATTGCTGATCGGAAACGCCTCAGAGAAAGAACAAGGGCTAGGAACTGTAGATGGCTTTGATCACTATGGTGTTTTGAAGGGCGATTACGCAATAATAAAGGGGTCGGTGCCAGGAACAGTAAAGAGGCTTATCAAGATACGATCTCCTATGAGAGCCAGAACCACCAAAGTTGTAGAACCAAAGATAGTTGAGGTCGTCGCATGATGGAGGTACCAGTTTATTCACTAGATGGAAAAATGATTGACAGTATTGAACTACCAAAAGTATTTTTAACACCATACAGGCCCGACGTTATACATAGAGCATTTGTGCATTTGCAGTCCCAATCATTTCAGCCGCAAGGAAGAGATCCGTTAGCTGGTGAAAGAACTAGTGCCATGTCTAGAAATACTGGCTTGGGTATTGCAAGGATGGCAAGAGTGAAGGGGTCAGGTTTTCCTAGGGCTGGTTTAGCAGCTGGAGTCGGCGGTGTTGTGAAAGGAAGGCTGGCTCATCCGCCAGTATCGAATAAGATTATAGTTAAGAAGCTGAATAAGAAAGAAAAGAGACTCGCCTTGTGCAGTGCAATCGCCGCTACGGCATCGAAGAAACTCATAGCTTCTAGGGGTCATGCCGTTGACCGAATAGAAACTCTTCCGTTGGTTGTTAGTGATGATATCTGCAAAGTCAGAAAAGCGAAGGATCTGCTAAATACAATAATCTCACTTAATATTATGGCTGATTTAGAAAGAGTAAGAAATAGTTGGAAGAAGAGAAGCGGTAAGGCCAAGAGAAGGGGTCGTGCAACACGTGTTGGTCGCAGTGTTTTGATAGTAGTTGATAGGGATGAAGGTATAAGCAAAGCTTCGGGTTCTATCCTAGGAGTGGAGGCCAGGACGGTAAGGAACCTTAGTGTATTGGATCTGGCGCCCGGCTCGCATCCTGTCAGGCTTGTTTTGTGGTCCAAGAGCGCAATAGAATATTTGAAAACCCTTACGAACCCGGTGTTACAGATTATGGAGATGGTTAGTAAATGAACGTCGAACAGGCAAGCAAGTTAATCATGTATCCATATATGACTGAAAAGACGTTAGGACTAGTAGAAAAGGAGAACAAACTTATCTTCATAGTTCATGATGACGCTGATAAAAGGAGTATAAAGGAGGCCATGAAAGTACTTTATGAGATTGACGTCTATAAAGTCAACACTGCAAGGACTATTTATGGTAAGAAAGCATTTGTTAAACTGAAAGAAGATGGTGCTGCTAGAGACCTAGCTACAAAGTTAGGATTGGTCTAAGATGAATACGGTAGATTTAATAAAAGCTTATAGCGTGGTGTCTTTACATGGTTAGAGAATTCAAGTACAGAGGATACTCGCTAGAAGAATTGCAATCGATTCCTGCGGATAAATTGCTGTCTATTCTACCGGCAAGGCAACGCAGGTCACTTGGCAGAGGTTTTACAGATGAGAAGCGTAAATTGATTGAAGAGATAAAGAATGCCAAAAATACCAAAAGTCCTATCAAGACTCACATTCGAGATCTCATAATCCTACCTTACATGGTTGGTGTTACAGTTCACGTTCATAACGGAAAGGACTTTACACCGGTAGAGATTAAACCTGAAATGATTGGTCATTACTTGGGCGAATATGCTATGACCAATAAGCGTGTCGTGCATGGCGCTCCAGGTGTTGGAGCATCACGTTCTAGTCTTTACGTGCCCTTGAAGTGATTTTTATGCCACACTTCTCTTACTCATTCCACCCTTTTGAGAAAAGCAAACATGTCCGAGCAAGTCTAAGAGAAAGACAGATTTCGCATAAACATGCCAGAGAGGTGGCGCTTGCAATCAGAGGCATGTATCTTAACAAGGCAAGAGAGTTTCTTGAGAATGTGGTTGCGAAGAAACAACCAGTAGCCTATAGAAGGTACAAAAACGAGGTCGGTCATAAATCAGCTTTACAAGGTTTTCCAGCAGGTAGATTCCCTGTGAAAACCTCTAAAGAATTTCTTCGTTTGCTTGACAATCTTGAAGCTAATGCTGAGTATAAAGGAATGGATCTTGATCGCCTCAAACTATTACATGTGTCAGCTTACCCGGGGGTTAAGATCAGAAGATTTACACCGAGAGCATATGGTCGTAATACGGCTAGGCTAAATACATTGGTACACGTGGAAGTTGTAGGGATGGAGAAGTAAGATGTCTGCGATAAAGAATGTAATGAAGAATTACTACAGGAATATGGAACTCGATGAATTTCTAAGCAAAGAGCTCGCAGAAGCTGGATACGGAGGTGTCGATGTGCAAAAAACACCTGTAGGCACAAGAATCACACTATACATAACAAGACCCGGTTTAGTTATAGGGAGAAAGGGAACCGGAATAAAGGATCTTACAGAGAAACTTGAGACAAAATTTGGCCTGAGCAATCCCCAGATCTCTGTATTGGAGGTAGAGATTCCGGAGCTTAATCCTCGCATCATGTCCAACAGGGCAGCCCAGCAGATAGTCAAGGGTACAGCATTTAGACGTGCCGCTTTCTGGACCCTTAACACAATAATGAGTGCAGGTGCCCTTGGAGCAGAAATTGTAATTTCTGGAAAGTTAAGAAGTGAACGTGCTCATTTTGAAAAGTATACGATGGGCATAGTACCAAAGAGCGGTGAGGTGGCTAAGCGTGTTGTAAAGGAAGCAATTACACATGTTTTACTTAACATGGGGACGTATGGGATCAAGGTGAAGATTGCGTACAAAGATGCCATACCACCAGAATTTGAATTGGTCGATGATGTAGAAGGTAAAGAGGGGATCGACGATGGGAAGACTGAAGCTCAAAGATCTTAGAGAGATGAACGATAAGGATCTAGCTGATAAACTTTCCGAGCTGAAAGCCGAGCTTAATAAGCTAAAGGTTGAAGGTGCTAAAGGTACATTGAGGAAAAAGGGAGGAGAGGTTAGGTATAGAAGACGCGATATTGCTAGGGTTCTTACTATACTTAGAGAGAGGGGAATGAAACTATGAACATTACTGCACGAAACATACTTGCACATGAATTGATAGGAATTGAAGCAGAGATAGTTGAAAGTGAAGATCCAACATTAAAGTTCTCAGGTAAGATAGTGTACGAAACAAAGAACATGCTCATGTTTTTGGTCAAGAATGAGATGAAGATGATTTCAAAAAAGGCAGTAAAGTTGATGCTTACACTGCCTGACAGCACCCGATGTCTAGTTGATGGCGTAGACCTGCTTGGTCGACCAGAGGATAGGATACAGAGGTTGGCATACCATGGCTAGAAATATAGGGATTCAAGTTAATCCACCCAGAAGAGAATGTGAGGACGATCATTGTCCATTTCATGGTACATTGGGAATTAGGGGTAGGTTGTTTACGGGTAATGTAGTTAGCAACAAGGCAAAGAAAATGGTCGTTGTTGAACGCGAATATCCACATTTGATCAAGAAATATAGAAGATATGAAAGAAGCAGGAGTAGGATCCACGCGTATCTTCCTGCATGTATGGATATCAGGGAGGGTGATACTGTTAGAATTGCAGAGTGCAGACCTCTAAGTAAGACCATGTCGTTCGTAGTTATTGAGGTGAGAGAGAGGGATGGTGGCAGGAAAGAGTAGAGCTGTCTCTGCGAAGGGGGTAGAGGAGTTCAAACCCTATATAACGAGGGCTATACCGGTTAATACGGAGCTTGTATGCGCAGACAATACCGGTGCAAAAATTCTTCAAGTTATACAAGTAACCAAATACAAAGGAAGACTCTCTAGAATGCCTAGCGCCGCAGTAGGAGACTTTGTAACAGTCGTAGTGAAGAAGGGTCCCTCAGAATTGAAGAAGCAGATCTTTGGTGCTGTTATTGTTAGGCAAAAATATCCGATAATGAGGCTTTCTGGATTAAGGGTTACATTCGAAGACAACGCTGGCGTTCTGGTTACTCCTGAGGGGGAGATCAAGGGCACGGACATAAAGGGTCCGGTGGCGGTTGAAGCAGCGGAGAGATGGCCTAGAATAGCTAACCTAGCTCCAATGATAATTTAGGTGATTAATATTTGGTGAAACCATTCAAAATGAGGTTAAAACGGATTTATGGTGAACCCGCACACATACGGTCTGCTTCAGTAGTTGCAAGTTTGTCACCAGACCTTAGAGCGCAGTACGGTACCAGAAGTCTTAGGGTTACAAAGGGCGATAGTGTTAAAGTGATCGTTGGTGAGTACAAGGGCATAGAAGGCAAGGTAACCAAAGTATACACAGAGGGTGGAAGGCTCACAATAGAAGGTATACAGAGGGAGAAGGTTCGTGGAGGTACTGTTCCTGTATTAATACATGCGTCAAACGTTGTGGTAGTTGCTCTCAACTTGGATGACAAATGGAGACAGTCTATACTGGAAAGGAAGAGAAAGGGAGAGTAAAATGGCTAGAATGGGTAAGAATACTAGAATGAAAAGGCAACTCGCACCAGCCTTTTGGGAAATACCAAGAAAGGAAAAGCGTTTTGCTTTAACAGTTAGGCCGGGAACTCATGCAGTTCAAAGGGCATACCCATTGGGTATAGTTCTTAGGGATCTTCTGAAAGCCGTAAATACGCTGAGGGAGGCAAAGTATGTCGTAGGGTCTGGGGAAGTGAAAGTAGACGGTGTGATTAGAAGGGACGTTAACTTTCCAGTAGGCCTCATGGATGTGATCGAAATTTCATCGATAAATAAAATGTACAGGATGGTTCCCAAGGACGGATTGATTTTAAAACCCATAGAAATTCCTAAAGAGGAAAAGATCCTTAAACTGTGTAAAGTAACAAGAAAACTTACTACAAAGAACAAGAAATTACAATATGGGTTCCATGACGGAAGAACACTTATAGATGATAGGAAAATGAATGTCAATGATTCCTGCTTGATTACAGTTCCAGAACATAAGATCAATAACACTATAGAACTCAAAAAAGGTTCTCTTGCGCTGGTAATAAGAGGTGAAAATGCTGGAACTGTAGGGAGAGTAGAGGAGGTAAAAGACGGTACATTTGTCCTTCCCAAACGTGTGCTTATGAGTTTTAAGGAGCGTATGGTGGAGTTACCTATAGATATGGTGATAGCTGTGGGTGTAGACAAACCGTTAATAAGGATAGAGTGATGATGATGGCTCAGGCTCTTAAACATGAAAATGTGATGAGAAGGATTCGTATAGGTAAGGTAGTGATAAACATAGGCGTAGGGAAATCCGGAGAGCCCATAGAGCGAGCCTCTAAAGTGCTTGAAGAGATAGCTGGTCAGAAACCCAGTAGCAGGATTGCAAAGGATACGATAAGAGATTTCGGAATCCATAAGGGAGAACCTATTGCTGTCATGGTTACACTGCGCAAAGAAAGGGCCATTGAAGTATTGAAGAAATTACTTGTAGCAAAGAACAATACCATAAAGGCATCGTCATTTGACGACTTCGGTAACATCTCTTTTGGAATTAGAGAGCATATAGATATACCCGGCATAAAGTACAAACCTGAGATCGGCATATTCGGTATGGATGTTTCTATTACATTGGAAAGGCCTGGCTACAGAGTTTCGAGGAGAAGTAAGATGCCATCCAAGATAGGCAAGAAGCATAGAATAACTAAAGAAGAGGCTATGGAATTCCTTAGAAATACCTTGAATGTGGAGGTTATCTAAATGGTAAAGATAAGGGATTTCGAAATTATGAACAGGAAAGTCAAGAAGTATGGCAAGGGTTCTAGGTGGTGCAAGAGATGCGGTTCTTACAACGCCTTGATCAGAAACTACGACCTAAATCTATGCAGGCAGTGTTTCAGGGAAGTAGCGGCTCGCTTGGGATTCAAAAAATACGAGTGACTAAAATGGCAGCACAGAACGTACTCTCAAACT
Encoded here:
- a CDS encoding 30S ribosomal protein S14; translation: MVKIRDFEIMNRKVKKYGKGSRWCKRCGSYNALIRNYDLNLCRQCFREVAARLGFKKYE
- the rpmC gene encoding 50S ribosomal protein L29, producing MGRLKLKDLREMNDKDLADKLSELKAELNKLKVEGAKGTLRKKGGEVRYRRRDIARVLTILRERGMKL
- a CDS encoding 50S ribosomal protein L3, with amino-acid sequence MGHRKHSAPRRGSLAYLPRGRARSLESRIRTWPVVAGEKPSLLGFAGFKAANIHVITIDDREKTPNFGKPLFNSATVIVTPPVKIIGFRGYEKTPYGYNSLFDVYASEIPKEMQRKTKAKPVPLESALKKAQEKMEQTTLLMALGAIIPRDAGLSQKKPFVFEIGVGGGDKQAQFDYLKDLLGKEVKFKDLFQVGSYVDVSAVTKGKGIEGPITRWGVKKKQHKSRKSVRALGTLGPISPAVIMYTVPRAGQRGLHQRLEYNKRILLIGNASEKEQGLGTVDGFDHYGVLKGDYAIIKGSVPGTVKRLIKIRSPMRARTTKVVEPKIVEVVA
- a CDS encoding 50S ribosomal protein L22 yields the protein MPHFSYSFHPFEKSKHVRASLRERQISHKHAREVALAIRGMYLNKAREFLENVVAKKQPVAYRRYKNEVGHKSALQGFPAGRFPVKTSKEFLRLLDNLEANAEYKGMDLDRLKLLHVSAYPGVKIRRFTPRAYGRNTARLNTLVHVEVVGMEK
- a CDS encoding RNA methyltransferase, encoding MDFWLAIPDSALADEQTKRDKSVKIAQFARAFAIFRVKRVYIYRDKERDYSSDRKLLKIILEFLDTPQYLRRSLYPKREELQFAGLLHPLKAPHHKPAVDPSNLKVGEYRQGVATKIKGQYYVDAGLRSLIPLEGPAPIGKRITVKFISKYPVLKCRVIEDGINEYWGYHVKEVSSLTDLLSTLKGLIILTSKTGKPLSFFEKELVADLKSTPNTLVVFGSPNRGLVDLLMDERKQPKDFSKYIVNFFPEQGTETVRLEEAIMGCMSLLNYLVNR
- a CDS encoding 30S ribosomal protein S17; protein product: MARNIGIQVNPPRRECEDDHCPFHGTLGIRGRLFTGNVVSNKAKKMVVVEREYPHLIKKYRRYERSRSRIHAYLPACMDIREGDTVRIAECRPLSKTMSFVVIEVRERDGGRKE
- a CDS encoding 30S ribosomal protein S4e → MARMGKNTRMKRQLAPAFWEIPRKEKRFALTVRPGTHAVQRAYPLGIVLRDLLKAVNTLREAKYVVGSGEVKVDGVIRRDVNFPVGLMDVIEISSINKMYRMVPKDGLILKPIEIPKEEKILKLCKVTRKLTTKNKKLQYGFHDGRTLIDDRKMNVNDSCLITVPEHKINNTIELKKGSLALVIRGENAGTVGRVEEVKDGTFVLPKRVLMSFKERMVELPIDMVIAVGVDKPLIRIE
- a CDS encoding 50S ribosomal protein L5; translation: MAQALKHENVMRRIRIGKVVINIGVGKSGEPIERASKVLEEIAGQKPSSRIAKDTIRDFGIHKGEPIAVMVTLRKERAIEVLKKLLVAKNNTIKASSFDDFGNISFGIREHIDIPGIKYKPEIGIFGMDVSITLERPGYRVSRRSKMPSKIGKKHRITKEEAMEFLRNTLNVEVI
- a CDS encoding ribonuclease P protein subunit, translated to MNITARNILAHELIGIEAEIVESEDPTLKFSGKIVYETKNMLMFLVKNEMKMISKKAVKLMLTLPDSTRCLVDGVDLLGRPEDRIQRLAYHG
- the rpl4p gene encoding 50S ribosomal protein L4, with amino-acid sequence MMEVPVYSLDGKMIDSIELPKVFLTPYRPDVIHRAFVHLQSQSFQPQGRDPLAGERTSAMSRNTGLGIARMARVKGSGFPRAGLAAGVGGVVKGRLAHPPVSNKIIVKKLNKKEKRLALCSAIAATASKKLIASRGHAVDRIETLPLVVSDDICKVRKAKDLLNTIISLNIMADLERVRNSWKKRSGKAKRRGRATRVGRSVLIVVDRDEGISKASGSILGVEARTVRNLSVLDLAPGSHPVRLVLWSKSAIEYLKTLTNPVLQIMEMVSK
- the rplX gene encoding 50S ribosomal protein L24 yields the protein MRLKRIYGEPAHIRSASVVASLSPDLRAQYGTRSLRVTKGDSVKVIVGEYKGIEGKVTKVYTEGGRLTIEGIQREKVRGGTVPVLIHASNVVVVALNLDDKWRQSILERKRKGE
- a CDS encoding 50S ribosomal protein L23, which gives rise to MNVEQASKLIMYPYMTEKTLGLVEKENKLIFIVHDDADKRSIKEAMKVLYEIDVYKVNTARTIYGKKAFVKLKEDGAARDLATKLGLV
- a CDS encoding 50S ribosomal protein L14; amino-acid sequence: MVAGKSRAVSAKGVEEFKPYITRAIPVNTELVCADNTGAKILQVIQVTKYKGRLSRMPSAAVGDFVTVVVKKGPSELKKQIFGAVIVRQKYPIMRLSGLRVTFEDNAGVLVTPEGEIKGTDIKGPVAVEAAERWPRIANLAPMII
- a CDS encoding 30S ribosomal protein S3, with amino-acid sequence MSAIKNVMKNYYRNMELDEFLSKELAEAGYGGVDVQKTPVGTRITLYITRPGLVIGRKGTGIKDLTEKLETKFGLSNPQISVLEVEIPELNPRIMSNRAAQQIVKGTAFRRAAFWTLNTIMSAGALGAEIVISGKLRSERAHFEKYTMGIVPKSGEVAKRVVKEAITHVLLNMGTYGIKVKIAYKDAIPPEFELVDDVEGKEGIDDGKTEAQRS
- a CDS encoding 30S ribosomal protein S19; translated protein: MVREFKYRGYSLEELQSIPADKLLSILPARQRRSLGRGFTDEKRKLIEEIKNAKNTKSPIKTHIRDLIILPYMVGVTVHVHNGKDFTPVEIKPEMIGHYLGEYAMTNKRVVHGAPGVGASRSSLYVPLK
- a CDS encoding DsbA family protein yields the protein MSSSKKGFAIIAMIVGVIGIAIGVYTISAASIKLSVSSVPSIETGKGKGFLSLTSNDYEILGSSDAPITIIEFGDYQCPNCMRFAKEVKPLLVENYINLGKVKLVFKDFTIYGTDSISGALATHCAAEQKRYWEMHDYIYANQEAINSGWLRADNIKKFAYEIGLEIQQFSACFDERRYNEQVMKNFEDGKSVGVKGTPTFIIVNSSEETQVISGAQPFGVFKQVLDEMLVR